A single genomic interval of Fretibacterium sp. OH1220_COT-178 harbors:
- a CDS encoding methyltransferase domain-containing protein, whose translation MSRLFGFDRGMPLDRYYIEKFLEEHASCITGRVLEVAGDSYTRKFGNDFVSHILHVDPSSDTATVTGDLSRPDSLPEALADCFICTQTFNFIYDLAGAVQGACRLLTPGGVLLATVSGISQISRYDMDRWGDFWRFTTRSAERLFAESFGEVVVQGYGNVFVAKAFLDGLSVEDVADAGLLDFYDEDYTMTIGIFARK comes from the coding sequence GTGAGCCGTCTCTTCGGATTCGACAGGGGGATGCCTCTGGACCGCTATTACATCGAAAAGTTTCTTGAGGAACATGCTTCATGCATTACGGGCAGGGTTCTGGAGGTTGCAGGGGACAGCTACACGCGAAAATTTGGCAACGATTTCGTTTCCCATATTCTGCACGTCGACCCGTCGTCGGATACCGCAACGGTAACGGGTGATCTTTCCCGGCCGGACTCGCTTCCCGAAGCCCTTGCCGATTGTTTCATCTGTACCCAGACGTTCAATTTCATCTACGATTTGGCAGGGGCGGTGCAAGGTGCCTGTAGACTTCTGACCCCGGGAGGGGTTCTGCTGGCGACGGTGAGCGGTATATCCCAGATCAGCCGTTACGACATGGACCGCTGGGGAGATTTTTGGCGCTTTACGACGCGGTCCGCCGAGCGGTTGTTTGCGGAAAGTTTTGGAGAGGTCGTCGTTCAGGGGTATGGGAACGTTTTTGTGGCCAAGGCGTTTTTGGACGGGCTTTCTGTCGAGGATGTGGCGGACGCCGGTCTGTTGGATTTTTATGACGAGGATTACACGATGACCATTGGGATTTTCGCCCGAAAATGA